The sequence AATTATGATGACAGTGAGCATCATTATTTTCTGTTTGGACGCGAAGATAAAGGACTCCCAGAAGAATTTATGCGTCAGCATTCTGAGAAAGCTTTACGCATTCCCATGAATGATCAGCATGTCAGAAGTCTAAATCTGTCAAATACGGTTTGTATGATTGTTTACGAGGCTTTACGTCAACAAGATTTTATGGGATTAGAACTTAGTCATACTTATGCTGTGGATAAATTAAAGTAATAGATATGCGTCAAAAGTATTGCAAAAAAGACAACATCGTTTATGGTGTTCAAAAGCTGATTATCAGAAAAAACGTTTGAGATATTCTTTTTAAAGAATGTCTCAAACGTTTTTTCTATATACCAATATGTGTTAGTTTCTAAACGAGAAAACAGTTAATAACTATCTATATCAATTCTCTTTACTTAATTTGGATATTTCCCGTGTTTCCTTTAACAGCTAAACGATTTTTGCCAGAATAGCCTTGGAGTAGTTGATGACTAATATCCGTATGGCCAACATCAGTTTTTGCGGAGACAATGGTTGCTTGTGTACTTTGAGGTGAAAGCGAGACATTAGTGTTACCCGTATTATTAGTCATTCTAACCAGATTTAAAACAGTAAGGTTTTCAGCAGAAATATCGCCTGTATGGTCAACAACATCTATATCTGATAAGGAGCTGTTTTGAATAGCGATGTTGCCAATATCTGAAGAGACTTTTCCCTTAGCAATTTGGCTACTATAGATGTTTAGATTTCCCGTGTTCTGCTGAACAGTAATTTTGCTGGCTTGTTGATTTTTGATTGTAATATCACCAACATTGTTTTTTATAGAAACATCTTTTAGCTGGACATTCTTAGGAATAGCTAGAGTGACAGTATTAGTATCATCTTGATGGAACCAATTGAAAAAGTCACTTAGCACAAAAAAGTGAATTCTAAATTTTCTTTTTGCTTTAGGTTTAGCTTTTGATGCTGTGCTTTGTGAGAAATTTCTTCATCTGATTTTTTGTAGTAAGTCAGTTTAAAGTGTTGATCCTGAGAAGATTCAATTTTGATATTTCTTACGGATAAATCCAAATCAAGCGATTGAATATTATCAATTTGGACTTCTTTCTTGAGTGCTTGATCATCCTTAACTTGCAATTTATCAATTCCGCCTGATGATAGTCCAATGCCAATAAGAATAAGACCAAAGCAACTTAAGATTAGTCCGATACCTATCGTCATTTTCAGTGATTTTCTCATACTCTGTTCCCCCCTTTATAACCTCGTTTAACAATCCATTGACTCCATTTAATAAAAGCAGATTTAAACCATTGTGCTAATAGAAGAGTAAAAACGGCAAAGATTAAAGATAATCCAAGTGAAAGCAGGCCAGCGCCCAAACCAAGACTAAAGGTTGAAAATGAACCAGAAAGTTTAAAAATAGCTTCCCAAATAAGCACAAAGGCTGAAATAAAAGCGCTAAACCCAATACTAACTGTGACAACAATACCGGATAAAGCTAAAATAATAATAGCTAAGGCAAGTGCCAAGGCAGCAATAGTCAAAGGCAATGCTATTGGTGCAGCTAGAATAGCTAAAATCGTTATCCAAACAATGTGTTTAGATTTAGTTGAAGGTTCATATTCTTCTTCAACTTTTTTATCTAATAGCTGACTTAAAATTTCATAGGCCGCTTCCTTAGGATTACCCAAATCTTGTATAACCTGAGCTTCATTTTCTGGACCGGCTTCCTCAAAATATTCCCTAAAGTAATCCATTGTTTCTTCATAATCAGCACGTGGCAATCTCTTTAAATAATGTTTTAACTGATTGAGGTATTCAGTTCTTGTCATGGCGAATTCTCCCTTCCACAATACCATCAATGGTCATTTTATAAACTGACCATTCCTTAGTCAGATAAACGAGATGTTTTTCTCCCGAATCAGTTAGATGATAATATTTTCGTCGTCGTCCTTGATGTTCTTGAGTGTAAGTACTTAAATATCCTGCTTTTTCAAGTTTTTTAAGATAGGATATAAGGTGGATTCTTTGATACTGGCAATGAGTTTAATAGTTTGACTGATATCGTAACCGTAGGAGTCATGTTTACTGACGATAGCCAAAATTAAGTATTCTATTAGCAGGGCTGAAACAGGGTAATACATTCAGTTACCTCCTATATATAAATATTTTATATATAAAATATATACTTATATGTAAATTTTGTCAAGTGATATAAATGAAACTTTTTTAAGTAAGAAAACTTGTTATTAACTTTATTTTTTGATATGCTATAAGTGTCTTCAGGGCAGGGTGAGATTCCCGACCGGCGGTGACAAAGGCGATAATTTTTCAACGAGACTAGACAGCAAGTCGAAGATGATATTGGAGTGTATCAAGATGAGCTAACAATGTATCAGAGAAAAGAGTCCCTTTGAAGTCCGCGAGCGCAAGCTGATGTGGTGAAATTCCACAACCGACAGTAAAGTCTGGATGGGAGAAGACTAAGAGTTTCGTATTGTCATCTAATCATTTGGTTTATCTTTTATGATTTCGTTAGTACTTCAGTGTTTGCTGTCTGCAGTTTTCTGATTAGTACTAAACGCAAACTAAAGATTATACGTTACACTCTTTGGGCCTTCTTTCGATTTGTAAAAATTGG comes from Streptococcus troglodytae and encodes:
- a CDS encoding DUF1700 domain-containing protein; translated protein: MTRTEYLNQLKHYLKRLPRADYEETMDYFREYFEEAGPENEAQVIQDLGNPKEAAYEILSQLLDKKVEEEYEPSTKSKHIVWITILAILAAPIALPLTIAALALALAIIILALSGIVVTVSIGFSAFISAFVLIWEAIFKLSGSFSTFSLGLGAGLLSLGLSLIFAVFTLLLAQWFKSAFIKWSQWIVKRGYKGGNRV